TAAAGCATAATGATCCTCTTTATTTTATATGCCCCAAGTACAAAAGGTTTAATAGGTAGCAAACGTTGACTTGTAGTCTTATTATCCAGTGTTGTCTGAGTCAGGCTACATAAAACTGAGAGGGTATCTGTACACTCTACTCATGGTAAGAactcgttcgttcgttcgttcgtcgtcttccgcttatccaggaccgggtcgcgggggcagagacgcccagacgtccctctctccagacacctcctccagctcctccagggggagcccaaggcgttcccaggccagctgagagacatagtccctccagcgtgtcctgggccgtcccctgggcctcctcccggtgggacgtgcctggaacacctcccaaggaaggcgtccaggaactCTTACAGAAAATAATCATTGTGTActccaaaattataaaaaatagtaTTTAAAATCAAGGCTTTCgatttgtaaatgtttatttttagccTGCATCATTCTAAATTATTGAAAAATTATGACTAAAGGTGATGACTCCCATTTctggacaaaaagaaaaattatctttattattaagagaaaAGTTGTACTGAAATGAAGCACAATGTCATCAGCATATAGATAGAAATATTTCCACGTGCTTGATTTACTACCCTATGTGCAGCTAGCTTACCAGGCACCAAAGGTGGACTTATTTGCTAGCTTTGCCTAGGTTTCCTGGGTCAAGCTACGTATGGCTAGATGGAGATACTTGGTCGTAAGTCAGGTCATGGTAAATAGACATATTTtaagtaatatttaaaatacgcaaacattatgttttaaaatgaagctTTTAATTTGGACgccaaaacaattaaaatcaacAGCCTTTAGAGAGAGTTAGAGGAAAAACTTTAAAGATGTAAAGCAGGGTGTCATCGGCATACAGGTTAAAGTATGTGGTAGCTTTAATTATTACTCTTTGCCAAGTGAAACAGTCTTTGTGAACAATAACAGTGGAGTCACTTTGCTTGCCTTTTAAAGCCGCATAAAGCTTTCAGCATCCCTGCACACCGTgggtttaaaataatataaatatatattcccataaatatatttaattttagtctGTATGAATCGAAAAGATTTTAGAATAAAGTGCATGTATATggtctctgtaaaaaaaaaaaaaagtaaattaataacaaaataatctgaatttCTTTATagagataaaacatttaaatctagtttttaaagttctttaacAACTCGTTTAATGAGTATAGCAGCACAGCGGAAGCAGAATCCCtccctttgttgttttttagctTTCTTTAAAACTTCATATTAACAATTGATGTTTCACTTCATGCCGTCCCTTATAAACTTGGTTAAAATCTTTCTACTGCTTTCTGGATAGGATGATTTCTCTGTCAGAAATTAACAAACATCTGGGTAAAAGAAAGCTGTCACTTGTATATTTAGTCTGAATTCATTGAAAATTATCAAAAATAACTTCAAGTTAATTACAGAATACTATATCTTAGTTGCACTCTTGCTGTGCTTATAGGATTCAACTAAAGCCATACCCTTGCTTGTGGAGAGCTGCATCCGCTACATAAATCTGCATGGTAAGTCTCAACTTTCAGCTTGGATGTCATTATTTTGAGATATTGTACCTTTTCCCCACAATTAAAGGATTCAGATAATCAAATACAGTTAAATATCATACAAACAGCGTgggtaaatacaaaaactgttttaaataggGATTTCACTTATTAAGGGAAAAGAGCTTCCTAAACCAACGTGGCTTAGAGTAAAAAAGTACTCACCTCATTGTCAAATCCTAAATGAACTGGAATTAACCTCattttttggaaagctgagtgAAATTTTACTACACATACCCAGACCTCATTGCTGCTAGACCTAAACAGAACCAGTGGTATTGTATAGAAATAtataaaaccacaaaaacagAGCAGGTAAAACGATGTTTTTAACGTAGCCTCCCAGATTAACATCCAGTTGTCTCGTTCACAGGTCTTCAGCATCAGGGCATCTTCCGGGTCTCGGGATCGCAGGTCGAGGTTAATGACATAAAGAACTGTTTTGAGAGAGGTGAGAGGTCACATGTAAGATCAGTAGGTCACGTGACCAATAAGCTGTTAAACTGTCAGGCGGTGATGGCGCTTCTGGTGGTTGTCCAGGTAACGACCCGCTTATAGACGAGGAGAGCAACCATGACATCAATTCTGTGGCTGGGGTGTTGAAGCTGTACTTCAGGGGTTTGGAGAACCCTCTCTTTCCAAAGGACAGGTTTAATGACCTCATCTCCTGCGTCCGTGAGTACCGCCCTGCATGAAAGCACAGCCTGAATCTGTTTATCTCCAGCCCACAGCCTCTCAGTTTCCCTCTCCATTACTTTCCCATTGTTTCCTGTTATCGTGTCTTTGTCTTTCTGAAGCTTGTCCCTTTCCACAGCAGAGACACCGAGCCGGCTGCCTCTCTCTCTTTGGCGCCGGCTGGTGTTACAGACACCTCTTGATGCCTCATAACGTCTCTTTCATGCCTCTTTCTTGCTCCAGGGATGGAAAATCTGTATGAGAGAGCTCAGTGCATCAGGAAGATCCTGCTGGGTGTCCCAAGGGCCACGCTGGTGGTGATGCGCTACCTGTTCGCCTTCCTCAACCAGTGAGTGTCCACTCTCATTAAACTCGGCGGCACTGCCTGATACTTCCTGTTTTACAAGAGCCCCCACGTGGTTTACTGTGAGAGGACATAAGCCTCTCTTGTAGTGAGAGTGCACAGAACCACTCGTTTTGGTTCTGCACCCTCTCAAATAAATATAGAAGGAAAGCACAGCGAGGAATAAAGAGGCAGGAAGTGTTGGCGTGCAGGTGTGATGTTCCTGCTGCATTAATTGGTGTTTTGATAAAGAGGAAACACATTCAGCTGCAGTGTATGTCAGTTTGTCAGCTCATATGGAAGCTACAAAAATAGACAGTGAATTTACAGAGCTTCAATGTTCGCTGCATGGAAAAATACGatcatattaatatttttatattttggggAGAATGAACAATGAGTTATGGAAGGTTTTAAAAGTcagtctaaatttatttttaaataaattacaatatacaGTGGTGTGAAAACAGATGTGCCTTCTTACTGATATCTTCTGTCACATTCAGTTGTTTAAGATCATCAAAGAAATGTAATAATCGAGATGtgatacaaaaagcagttttctaatgatgatttcattcctTGTGAAATCATGAATTCATtctatttaaacacatttttggaCAGATGAGTTCAACTTCACTAGCCAAACCCAGCCCTGATTACTACCAGACCCATAGACTTAtctggcaacatgaagtaggctgaagGATCTAAAAACAGCCTACTTCAACAACAAGTCATGCTCTGATACAAAGAAAATCATATGTagagatattttgcaaactgTTATTTATATTATGATGATCATGGTTAACAGgttataaaaacccaaaattcagttttttggaaAATTTTACTATTACAccagaaaagtaaaataataatttttaatacagaaatgttatgttatgacCTGCACAATTATGGTGAAGACGGCTGATTCGAGAGATGTCCAGCAGACAGCCATTGACACCACAGGGAGGCTAAGCCTCAAAAGGTCATTTCTGTTTAGAGTCTTCTATCATAGCATGTTATTTGAAAGTTTAGTGGAAAGGCaaatgtgtggtagaaaaatgaGGGGTTAATGACCATTATATCAGTTTGCATGACTGGCCAGCCTACGGACCTGATCTAAACCCCATGGACAATCCATGGGTTTCTGCCAAGAAGATgatgagacaccagaaccaacaatgcagacaagctgAGGGCCACTGTTAAGACAACGtgggcttcctgaacatctTATCCGAACCACAGGATGATCTCCTCCATGTcacgctgcactgatgcagtaattcatgcaaaaggagccctgacTAAGTACTGACTGCAAATACCATCCAGTACATGGATGTGCTTTTAAACAGGCTCACATTTATGTTTAGCTGTCatccataatcatcaaaaactaaaacataaatcCCTCTATGTGGAATGAATCATTATAATACATGAGTTTGGGTTTCAGATTGAATTGCTGAGATTaacttttcattgattttctaatttgttgagatgtacctgtacatTGATGAACAGGTTCTCCATTTGGAGATTGCAAGATGTTCTCTCtcgttttgtttattattagtttttatttttgaagcctTATTTATAAAATCGTCATCATTTTTCCCCAGTCTCTCCCAGTACAGCGACGAGAACATGATGGACGCCGGCAACCTGGCCATCGTGTTTGGCCCCACCCTCTTGCCCACGCCGGACACGCTGGACCAGGTGGCCTGCCAGGCGCACGTGAATGAGGTCATCAAAACGGTCATCCTGCACCACGACAACATCTTCCCCGACACCAAGGAGCTTCCAGGCCCAGTTTACGAGAAGTGCATGACCGGTGACCAGTACTGGTGAGATCCACAGCTGAGTCTCCATCCAGACTCAACAGGCTCTGATTATATTTGGTGTTTTCGTTTTCCATTCACATTAAACTTCCAAATGttccaaaaaaaacttttttaaagcaGTTTGATTTTCCTCAGAAATATGGAGTCTGATCTCAAATAAAGCTGGTGAGATCCTCCTGAAATGCTCTGAGGGACCTGCAGGGTGACAGAGGCGTTACTTGTCAGGTAGTTTAGCAGGAACACGTGTTTCTGAAGCTAGATCTGCTGGAAGCTGCTCAGCTCCTCTTCCACGTCACCCTGAATAAATCCTGACATTCTGTCGTATTCTGTGGAGCAGCTTTATCTCCTGCTGTGCACGCGTCCTCCACCCCTTTGTTCCCACGCTGAATGGACGGTTTGTCTTCTTCACGGCCTgatcctctcctcctcctcttcctgcagCGAGAGTCCGTTCAGCGAGCCGGGAGCCTTGGAGGAGACCGAGCCTGACGCCGGCACTGAGACCCAGACCAGCGATGAGGGTACGCCCTGACCCTTTGCCTTcacacactcacccacacacactcacattccCATCTGTCTATCTCCTGGTCGGGAGGGGTTGCCACGGCAACAGCAGCCATGGAGACGCCACATTCCCTTGTCTCAACTACTGCTCGACACCCTCCCTCTCATCTGTATTGATGGGAAAAGACTTGTTGGAATGCTGTCGTCTGATTGGTTACTGCTTCACCTCCCTTTCTCACCCCGTCTTCCTGTTTTTCCCGGCAGAGGGCGAGGCCGTGGAGGCGGTGGCCAGGTTCGACTACGTGGGCCGGTCGGGCCTCGAGCTCTCTTTCAAAAAGGGAGCGtccctgcagctcttccagcGCGCGTCACATGACTGGTGGGAGGGCCGGCACAACGGCAGCCGCGGCCTGGTGCCTCATCAGTACATCGTGGTGAAGGACAGGCGAGTGCACAGTCCCAAATGGTTTGTACACATCAGACATGGAACAAGTCTGACAACATTCCAATATTACGTCTTACAAATGCTGCGGatgtttcagaaataaaatgtttttactgatttGGTCcaattattcttgtttttattcaatctcagttgatttattcatttatttattttccaaaactgCCTTATCTTGTATGGGTTAGGGTTATCTCTAacatttagtcattttttattattagaatTATTATGTTTAATATTATTACTATTAGTAGTAGCATTAAAgctgtaatttttattttttattttattttataacaaatagctttttttaaattagcctACAGAAAAGTTacaattttaaacaaacattttcaatattttgaatattttatttaatctatttTACCTTAATCTTATTGTTACCTAAAGAATAGCCTAAATACTTATAAATTAATCTAACGAAATGACAGTATAACATTTCattgttatttgttttatttattcatttttttgtattttgtgtaatGTAATTAAAACTGTAATAAATTGCGAAaccataaaatatatttcaggATATCAATTTGATATtagaatttaacaaaaacatgatttacattctatattttaattatattaaatTAATATGATGCACACATCTTTTTCCATTAAatttaatcaattttattttataaatcttcttttaatgtaatttatttttttaaatttttctcaTGAATGTaatctattttctttcttttctgattaaatgtatgcattttcttgtttttttctcaataaattcaagctattttttttcttaataaacttaatatttgttctttttattttggctttaaattaaatttttgtctcattgaGTTGAATCCATTTTCTCCCTTTTTAGTTGAATGTAACAATTGTTTTCCTTTGATTtcaaaggggggggggggttgcatTTTATTCCtaattttttcatattaaatttattaatttatttgttttattattcagtttgaaaataatcttttagtttttttttccttttaaattgtatctattttatttttactgcaacatttttaaacaaacataaaatattctTAGATttggttcatttattttaaattaatttaaattttaaccTAAGATTGACTGATAATTAACTAACAGTGATCTGAATTGTTTCTATTAAGACTCTGAATACATTCTTATACACAAGTTTATTCTTACATCTTGTTTGGATTTAGTAAATGCAAACCATAAATtcaaaatataaagatatacacaaaattttttcatatttcctcTAATTTTTCTCATTAggggttattattattaatgttatgATTGGAAACCTGAAGTCTTTGGATCTGAAATacaacaaaggttttttttaaaggttgtttttctgtttaaaattattatGTTGAACAGATGTTTGATGTTtgaaggttgttagttttatAATGTTAGAAGAAAGACAGTCATTTCATAATGAAACAGTCATTAGTCTGTGTGATTGATTGACGAGCTTCTCTGATGGATTTCAGTGGATTTGTTGCTAACTGGATCTTACGCTTCGTTGATTAACAGACTAATTGGACTCAGGGAGTCTCTAGTCTTGCTACTTATTGATCACTTAATTGATGATTGGTACGTTGTGTTGGCTCAGCAGCGATTTGTCCTGACTGAGTCCATGCTCTGTGTCTTTAGGGCCGACGCCATGTCGGACACGCTCAGTCAGAAAGCCGACAGTGATGGAGGAAGCAGCAGCACCGAGGACAAGAGGTCCAGGAGCGAGCTGAGCTCCCCGACCGACATCAGACCACCTGAGAATTTTAACAGGTCTGTGCTGTAAACCTGAAGTCATAAAGGAGTGTTTCAACTACGCCTTCTTGGCTCACCTCTAAAAATACCTGCAGATCTCATTACACTGCTTTCTCAGCTGCTTCTCATATGATGTTTCCCTCCTTCCaggtttctttcagtttttcctCACATTTCATCCTAAGAAACCAGATGGAAAAAATGGCATTCATAGCGCATTAAAGACACATAACGGATAAAAACTGTAGGGAAGTTGAAAGTatgttaaattacatttatttaaataaatcagtctCATCATCTGTCAGAAACATTCTGAGGAGtaaaatatgtttcattttcaGGAAATCATATTTATCACACTGAATGAGCATGAGATCTCTGTATTTTGCACAGGATTCAGAAATTACTCGTCAGTAGTTTGACAGAAAGGAGAAGACATGCAGGAAATATCCCAGGGTCTGGAATCAAACCTTGGATGCTGTGAGGACTAAACCcccgtacttgtactcgtcgtcttccgctttatccgggaccgggtcgcaggggcagtagactcagcagagacgcccagacgtccctctctccagacacctccatCAGCTCCTCCTTGGGGAGCCCAGGGCgttcccgggccagccgagagacatagttcctccagtgtgtcctgggccgtcccctgggcctcctcctggtgggacgtgcctggaacacctcccgaggaaggcgtccaggaggcatctggtatagatgctcgagccacctcaactggctcctctcgatgtggaggagcagcggctctactcttgAGTCCCTCCCGGACTAAACCCTCTAATTTTAGAATATCTGTAAAATCAAGAACCAAATTTCTCATCAATCAACCAATGTCTACTCATGACTGATCAACTTAAACACATTTAACCACCTAATGAACAAAACCATTTCTAATCTACAAATTATTAAATGAATAATATCTATAAAACGAACACTCAAAACTTACAGGGACCAGCAACTTTTGGTGACACATATAAGCCAAAAGTAAAGAGAGTTACAGCTTAATTCTGATTTCTAATAACAAACTCTAAATTAGGAGGAGGAAGTGGAAGGCAGATAAATAAGTCTAGGGGCCACATTCATGGTCCGCCAATTAGCCAACACCAGCCAGCAGCTACAGTAGAATAAATGGAGTGCCTTACTTGAGATCCGGTTCATTGCCGTCTTTTATGGAACCTACTTTGGTCTCTGTGGACATGCAGTTCTCACACCCGTCTCTCTGGTTGTATGACTGTTTTTGGCCAAAGTCAAAAATTTCGAAAAGCCATTACTGTAGTTGATCAGCTTGTTGGCTTATAACCATTTGGCAACAATGTGAACTCCCTTACAAATAAAACCAGCATGGAAGAGAGACTTTCTATTTCagatgttttggggttttttgtcaTTAGTTagaatctttttaaaaatagtcCCAAAGACAAACTGTTCATAAGAAGTTGAATCAATTATTGGATAAAGTATTAGTTTTTAGGAAAGTTGCCTCTTCTGACTGTACACGTCTTTCCTGATGACAGCCACCGGAGGAAACGAACCGACGGTCTTTTCCGCCGCCCTCTCTGCCGCTCCAACGACAACCACGGCAATGGAGGCGTGATGGAGCGAAGCTCTCCACCCGTTACGGGTCACTTCAGTCCTAGAGATCTTCTACTGGGGCGGGGCCAGGGAATGACCCCGCCTCTCGACAGCCCCGAGCGCCGGCGCCGCTCTGCCGCCGTCACCATGACGGTGAGCCGCCATGATTCGTTGCGGCGACCGGAGGACACGCCCATACGGCGCTCCAGCAGCGGGCAGCACAGCTTTAGCGACTCGCTTCGATCCAGAGCGATGGATGCTGAGTTGCTGGCCCAGGTAGGCTTTTACTGGTACTTCACTACTATGCATTGCTTTGAGTTGCACAACATAAGATGCATTAAATATTTTAGCTGTAGCGTGACAAAATGCGAAGTTCAaaaggtttaaatatttttgctggGTCCTGAACAATTTAAGTCTTGCTTATTTCTTGAGATCCTGCCCTCAGCTGGGGGAAGGGTGGATTCTTTGATTTGGCCTTAACTTTCATCTAGTCTTTTATAAACTGATCCCTATAAAGGTAAAACTGTAGGCAGAATAAAAGATAATGATCAACTTTGCAACCTCTTCTTTTATAGCTTTTTACAGTCTTTTCTGATAACTCATTGATAACTTTGGCACATTTCAGTCACACTTGAGCTTCCTCCCTCTTTACAGGACATCGAGGAGACAGTGACTGTAGCTCTGGGCGAACTCCGGCAGCTGGAGCGGCAAGGCTGCCGGCCGGCCCCCGATGTGGTCCTGGACACCCTGGAGCAGGTGAAGAATGGCCCTGTTGCTACCTGCTCCTCTGAGTCCCCCAGCCCCCACAGCACGCCCAGCACGCCAGGCACACCTGGAACGCCTGGTACACCCGGCACGCCGAGCCCCCTTAGTCCCATGAGCCCCATTAGTCCACTCCCTGGACCCCCTGCCGGACCTCCCAGACCGGCTAACCCGTCCCCCGATGCCCTGGGCTCTTTCAAGCCTGTGGCAGCCGCCCGCATGGGTGCTCCGCTGCGGCCCCCTGCCCTGAGACCGAAACCAGTGGTGCCCCCCAAGAGCAGCACCCCGCCTCTGCCCCCCCCACTGGACAAATCCTGCACCATGTGAGTCAAACCAGGCCGAATCAGGCCTCCCAGGCCAAAACTGGGCCAGAAGAGGAGATCAGGGTACTGCTTAATGATCCTAATCAACATGAGGGTAGAAACGGTAGGAAAGGCTTTTAATGTAGTAATAAATTATAATCTATGACATGACCTATGATATGATATGCCATGATATTTCTGTGTCGTCAGGTTGGTGTGTATCTCTTGATGTGTAGGAGTTTCCTTTCTCCATGTATCGAAGCATTAATCAAAGGTTAGCTAAAAGAACTTCTGGTGAGGCGGAAAGTCCCGTAAAAACGTAGTTTCAGTGAAGTGAATGTTGTGTCCCCAAAGACACCAGATTGGCTGCTGCATCCGCGACCCAATTGGTCGCTGAAAGGAGGACATGTACGCCTCAATGGCGTGCGTGACTTCAATTAAAACGTTTCACTCCGTTTCAGCTGCTACTATGCTCACCTGGGCCTCCGTCGGAGGCGCTcggagacagaaaaaaaaaaacccttaaCGAATGTTTTCAGCATTTTAACGACTGTTCGGCCATCTTTACTGAATGTTCGGTGGGCGGCCTCACTGTTTCATAGCCTTCTTGTGTTTGCAGGAGGAGGCAGCTCCTCCTGAGTTTGTCCTCGTTTGTATGTGTTGGAGTGTGTGTGCTCGCCCGCCCTCGTCGTGCTCCCCTGTAAGTGCAGAATAGATAATTCATGCCCGCCTTGAGTGCCACAACACACGACTGCAAGTCGACAAACCTGAGTGCAAAAAGCATGCCaccttgtctgtctgtctgtgttacACTAAAGTCACTAGTTAACCTTAAATTCTCCGATAAGCTAACAGGGTGGGGCTGTGTGTTATAAATGCCCAGAAACTACACTTGAACAGCACAGTGAATGTGGAGTGTGGTGTTAAACTGGACcgggctgtgtgtgtgtgtgtgtgtgtgtgtgtgtgtgtgttggtgaaagtgccttttttttttttttagaccctCGTGTTTTTTGGGAGTTGTGAATCCACTCACGCATGTCCTGACTGAAAGAGCAGCAGCACTCCGAATGAAATAATCATAGAAGTGTTTAGTAGATTCCTGAATTATGAATTCTAACATTAACCCATTGTGACATTGCACTTTGATGTATAGGATTGTGTCCTTGGCATGTAGCATCATGACATGTTGGTGCATTTTACCTGAAGGGGGAGCTTTCTCTGAATGTGTTtgataataaacagaaacgGTTTCTGTCTGTCAGTGTTGCTGTATTTGAAAAACTGAGCTCCCTGAAGTCGAGTTCATATAGCCAAATGGATTGTATCAATGTGTTGTATTTATATTATAAATCAACCTGAATAAATTAGCATTGAAGCCACAGACTGACTGGGTGTTTCTTTAAAAACCTGGAACTGCAGGTTGGGCTTAAATTTATACACAcaagtttaaatataaaaacacccCAACAAATATTTGTATAAATGTCTCAAAGGAAGTTGTAACTGGACCACACGCTTGTAGTAGCCATGAACAATATTCTGGTCTCATCCTGGCTGGATACTTGACCTCTCTTCTTGGCATAATTGATGGGGTTTCCTGGCACGGATCTGGCTTTTAACTACGGTCCACACGTTGCCAGCGGGCTTGAGGTTGGAGCTTTGGGAAAGTTAAATGTTAGcctgctgtttttaaaaaaatccaaaaccagtttggacTCGTGTTTGGAGTCACTGTTCTATCATAGCACCCAACTGTGTTCAGGTTTCCACCATCTAGCTGTTGATCTGAGGTGAAGTTCAAGAATTTGGAGGTAGTTCTCCTTTATTATTCCTTTCCCTTAActggcatgatgctgccaccaccatgcttgacagttggtacatTGTTCTTAGGGTGGAAAGTCTTTGTCTCATCTAACCAGGAAATCATTCTCCAGAAGACATCTGGCTTGTCCACATGGGAAACTGCAGTCTCTAGCCCAGCTTGACGGTGTTGGTTCTGGTCCTGAACACCCAAACAGATTTGAGTTCTTCTGTGAGGAAAGGTATGGGTCTTCCTCCAGACCTTGACAATGTGATGACACATCTGGATACCATCTACGTCCTCACAATTGTTTCAGTAGATGACCTTTGAACCTTAGGTTGTTTGGAAATCTCTCCAAAACACTTTTCCAGCTGGTGTGAAAATCAATTCTTCTCAGACTTCCCTATTGGTATTATTTGTAGTATTGGTCGGTCCAGTGGTTcatggtctttttttttaaactacaagCTGCAGAACTGGCTAACCAGAACTTAAAGACATACAGGAATCCTCAGcaccatttttaaaacatttaagtgaatTTGTGTATATATTTGAGACTGTATGAGTAATTTTGACCCCACGTGGGCTAAAGAAATGGAGACTGCCTCTTTAGCACAACGTACGTTTCTAAAGttgcatctgaatgaaccacaggacgtctggacagatgagacaggTAGATTTCTTAGACACCATGTGTgtagacaaccaatcacagcatAAAGAGACATAAACCCACAACCTGTCAAGCACGGTGGAGGAGGGTTAATGATTTGGGCTTTTCTTTGTAGCCACAGGACCGAAACAGTCTAATGAATCATGGACTCCTCTCTTTAGGTGTTGAtcataaaatgaatgaattcaTCTTCTCGTCTTAAAGCACCAGAGACGTTATTTTGGACAAAGAAccaaattagaattttatttggGTCGTAAAACTGtaacaaaatggaaaataattaaaacagattttacatTAAGCTTCGTTGTATTCTCGTTGAAGAATCAGCAGATTAAATCTCTTTGGTCTGGAATAAGATTCAGATTAGCAGTTGGACCACAGAAGTAAGAAGTTAGGTAAGAAGAACTTCAGGTGTAAATGCGAGTCCTG
This portion of the Girardinichthys multiradiatus isolate DD_20200921_A chromosome 17, DD_fGirMul_XY1, whole genome shotgun sequence genome encodes:
- the LOC124882908 gene encoding SLIT-ROBO Rho GTPase-activating protein 1-like; the protein is MSNSNKSKKDKEILAEYESQVKDVRTQLVEQQRCLEQQTEMRVQLLQDLQDFFRKKAEIETEYSRNLEKLAERFMAKTRSTKDHQQYKKDQNLLSPVNCWYLLLNQVRRESKDHATLSDLYLNNVISRLTHISEDSARLLKRSKEIVLQLQEDLMKLLNELYTVMKTYHMYNAEMINAEAKLREAERQEGRVKGVSGTGGGGEPVFGLRIEERHQRRNAARKMEKMREKRKAKYSENKLKTLKARNEYLLTLEATNASVFKYYIHDLPDIIDCCDLGYHSSLSRALRTYLSAELSLEASRRAGLEVLEGAVENLDPARDRQRLLGLYPTAFCPPQRFGFQAHMGDTTSQIASQPQVQAELSLRLTQLQTRLASLKIENEEVKKTWGATLTTLQDMTVLDDYDVSQSFTHSPSSESVKSSVSDGYLNKPSLAKRRANQQETELFYFNKFREYLEGSNLISKLQAKHDILKKALAEGYKSELLTTSRGRKNSHSKHQDSTKAIPLLVESCIRYINLHGLQHQGIFRVSGSQVEVNDIKNCFERGNDPLIDEESNHDINSVAGVLKLYFRGLENPLFPKDRFNDLISCVRMENLYERAQCIRKILLGVPRATLVVMRYLFAFLNHLSQYSDENMMDAGNLAIVFGPTLLPTPDTLDQVACQAHVNEVIKTVILHHDNIFPDTKELPGPVYEKCMTGDQYCESPFSEPGALEETEPDAGTETQTSDEEGEAVEAVARFDYVGRSGLELSFKKGASLQLFQRASHDWWEGRHNGSRGLVPHQYIVVKDRRVHSPKWADAMSDTLSQKADSDGGSSSTEDKRSRSELSSPTDIRPPENFNSHRRKRTDGLFRRPLCRSNDNHGNGGVMERSSPPVTGHFSPRDLLLGRGQGMTPPLDSPERRRRSAAVTMTVSRHDSLRRPEDTPIRRSSSGQHSFSDSLRSRAMDAELLAQDIEETVTVALGELRQLERQGCRPAPDVVLDTLEQVKNGPVATCSSESPSPHSTPSTPGTPGTPGTPGTPSPLSPMSPISPLPGPPAGPPRPANPSPDALGSFKPVAAARMGAPLRPPALRPKPVVPPKSSTPPLPPPLDKSCTM